The proteins below are encoded in one region of Nitrospira sp. SG-bin1:
- a CDS encoding DNA-binding response regulator, producing the protein MKRPRILMADDHAIVLAGLRKLVEAEGEVVGMVEDGRALVEAAQQLRPDIVLLDISMPLLNGLDAARQISKLTPESKLIFLTMHATPTYATEAFKAGASGYLIKRSAAVELKQAIQAVMRGQHYMTPLITKDVLAATLQSPDGQPSKPLVTSLTQRQREVLQLVAEGKGTKAIASILNISVKTVEFHKFRIMGELDLHSTAELIKYAIAEGLVSVSS; encoded by the coding sequence ATGAAGCGGCCCCGTATCCTGATGGCCGACGATCATGCCATCGTCCTTGCTGGGCTTCGGAAGTTGGTGGAAGCCGAGGGTGAGGTGGTCGGTATGGTGGAGGATGGGCGAGCCTTGGTGGAAGCGGCACAGCAGCTGCGTCCAGACATTGTATTGCTGGACATCTCGATGCCGTTGCTCAATGGATTGGATGCGGCCCGGCAAATCAGTAAACTGACGCCGGAAAGTAAACTGATCTTCCTGACGATGCATGCCACCCCGACCTATGCGACCGAAGCTTTTAAGGCAGGGGCCTCCGGCTATTTGATCAAACGGTCTGCTGCGGTGGAGCTTAAACAAGCCATTCAGGCGGTCATGCGGGGACAACACTATATGACTCCGCTCATCACGAAAGATGTTTTGGCGGCGACGCTACAATCCCCCGATGGCCAGCCCAGCAAGCCATTGGTGACCTCCCTGACCCAGCGGCAACGGGAGGTCTTACAACTTGTCGCCGAGGGAAAGGGTACCAAGGCCATAGCCTCGATTTTAAATATTTCCGTCAAGACCGTGGAATTTCACAAGTTTCGTATTATGGGAGAACTCGATCTCCACTCAACTGCTGAGCTCATCAAATATGCGATCGCGGAAGGTCTTGTGAGCGTGTCCTCGTAA
- a CDS encoding hydrogenase formation protein HypD, translated as MKYVDEFRDRAVAAALAERIKTIVRRPWTIMEVCGGQTHAIVRFGLDSLLPPNLTLVHGPGCPVCVTSVSLIDQAVCLASMQGVIFCSFGDMLRVPGSRGDLFGVKAAGGDVRIIYSPLDALELAGKNPDREIVCFAVGFETTAPAWAMAVTQAKQAGITNFSLLIAHVLVPPAMEAILSSPQNRIQGFLAAGHVCTVMGYEEYEAIAQRYRVPIVVTGFEPLDVLEGVAMLVSQLEEGRVEVENQYVRSVSREGNRQARTIVEEVFEPAARAWRGIGEIPASGLRLKSAYSVYDAELKFQRELAQLVEGKEDPECRSGLVLQGLLKPMDCPAFGSKCTPERPLGAPMVSSEGACAAYYRYRSHMKHDEGKDGADREPQSV; from the coding sequence ATGAAGTACGTCGATGAGTTTCGAGATCGGGCGGTCGCGGCGGCGCTGGCGGAGCGGATCAAGACGATCGTGCGTCGGCCTTGGACGATCATGGAGGTCTGCGGGGGGCAGACCCATGCGATCGTCCGGTTCGGGCTCGACAGCCTATTGCCACCAAACCTTACGCTGGTTCATGGACCGGGCTGTCCGGTCTGTGTGACCTCGGTGTCGTTGATTGACCAGGCCGTCTGCCTCGCATCAATGCAGGGAGTCATCTTCTGCTCGTTCGGGGACATGTTGCGCGTTCCCGGATCCCGCGGAGACCTCTTCGGAGTAAAGGCGGCAGGCGGAGATGTGCGCATTATCTATTCGCCGTTGGATGCCCTCGAACTGGCTGGTAAGAATCCGGATCGTGAGATCGTCTGTTTCGCCGTGGGATTTGAAACCACCGCACCGGCTTGGGCCATGGCAGTGACGCAGGCGAAGCAGGCGGGGATCACGAACTTTAGTCTGTTGATCGCCCATGTGTTGGTGCCGCCGGCGATGGAGGCGATCCTGTCGTCGCCGCAGAATCGGATCCAAGGATTTCTCGCCGCAGGCCACGTCTGCACGGTGATGGGTTATGAGGAGTACGAGGCCATTGCACAACGGTATCGCGTGCCGATCGTCGTAACCGGCTTTGAACCGCTCGATGTGCTCGAAGGCGTCGCGATGCTGGTGAGTCAGTTGGAAGAGGGACGGGTGGAAGTCGAGAATCAATACGTGCGGTCCGTCAGCAGAGAGGGAAACCGACAGGCGAGGACCATCGTCGAGGAAGTTTTTGAACCAGCTGCTCGCGCATGGCGCGGTATTGGCGAAATTCCAGCAAGCGGTCTGCGCCTCAAATCTGCTTACAGTGTCTACGACGCTGAGCTGAAGTTTCAGCGAGAACTTGCCCAGCTCGTTGAAGGCAAGGAGGATCCAGAATGCCGGAGCGGGTTGGTTCTCCAGGGATTGCTCAAACCGATGGACTGTCCGGCTTTCGGATCGAAATGCACGCCGGAGCGACCGTTGGGCGCCCCGATGGTGTCGAGTGAAGGAGCCTGTGCCGCTTATTATCGATACCGAAGTCACATGAAACATGACGAGGGCAAGGACGGAGCCGATCGTGAGCCACAAAGCGTTTGA
- a CDS encoding hydrogenase expression/formation protein HypE translates to MTRARTEPIVSHKAFEPTCPLPVSAKNTIQLAHGGGGRLMQELIQDVFVRAFHNPLLDSLHDGATWPMDKGTLAFTTDSYVVHPLFFPGGDIGSLAVNGTINDLAMCGAKPLYLSAGFILEEGLSLDVLQRVVHSMAEAARAAGVPIVTGDTKVVDRGKGDGIFINTAGVGLVPLGVRILPTLIQPGDAILVSGDLGSHGVAVLSVREGLTFAGNVESDSAPLHRIVVDLLDSGIDIHCLRDLTRGGLASVLNELAVAAKVGMTVEETAVPVSEPVRGACELLGLDPLYVANEGRFVAMVPASQSEAALAVMRRYKAANQAINIGVVTERDPSMVILRTVVGTHRILDLLSGEQLPRIC, encoded by the coding sequence ATGACGAGGGCAAGGACGGAGCCGATCGTGAGCCACAAAGCGTTTGAGCCAACCTGCCCCTTACCTGTCTCTGCCAAGAACACCATCCAACTCGCTCATGGCGGTGGTGGACGGCTCATGCAGGAGTTGATTCAAGACGTATTCGTACGAGCTTTTCATAATCCCTTGCTGGATTCTCTGCACGACGGCGCGACCTGGCCAATGGACAAGGGGACGCTTGCGTTCACCACCGATTCCTATGTGGTGCATCCGCTGTTTTTCCCCGGCGGTGACATCGGGAGTTTGGCGGTGAACGGAACGATCAACGATCTGGCCATGTGTGGCGCGAAGCCGCTCTATCTGAGCGCGGGATTCATCCTGGAAGAGGGACTGAGCCTGGACGTTCTGCAGCGAGTCGTGCACTCGATGGCTGAAGCCGCGCGAGCGGCAGGTGTGCCGATCGTGACCGGCGATACCAAAGTGGTGGATCGGGGCAAGGGTGACGGCATCTTCATCAACACGGCCGGGGTGGGCTTGGTGCCTCTGGGCGTCCGTATATTGCCGACGTTGATCCAGCCGGGTGACGCGATCCTTGTAAGCGGCGATCTCGGCTCCCATGGCGTGGCGGTCCTCAGTGTGCGGGAAGGACTGACGTTCGCCGGCAACGTCGAAAGCGATTCCGCCCCGTTGCATCGCATCGTTGTGGATTTGCTCGACAGCGGAATCGACATCCATTGCCTGCGTGATCTCACCCGTGGCGGGTTGGCCAGCGTGCTGAACGAACTGGCCGTTGCAGCAAAGGTGGGCATGACGGTGGAGGAGACGGCTGTTCCAGTGAGTGAGCCGGTGCGCGGAGCCTGCGAGCTCTTAGGCCTCGATCCACTCTATGTGGCGAACGAGGGGCGCTTCGTCGCCATGGTCCCGGCTTCACAGTCGGAGGCCGCGCTCGCAGTGATGCGTCGATACAAGGCCGCGAACCAGGCGATCAATATCGGCGTGGTCACGGAACGCGATCCTTCCATGGTCATTCTGCGGACCGTCGTCGGAACACATCGTATCCTCGATCTGTTGTCGGGAGAGCAACTGCCGAGAATTTGTTGA